A single window of Streptomyces griseoviridis DNA harbors:
- a CDS encoding non-ribosomal peptide synthetase, which translates to MTTTESARDRLLRQLLAGETSGAAPDRIPRVPPGAKVPLTPAQRRIWFFSRLYADSNEYNVFDLVHVDRTPDEDRLKAALRVLVRRHVALRLRLSEVDGEPVQEDCGTHDPDVTWYDLTGHPDDEAERRATDIANACSREVLRPDRPPLWRFSVIRMPHGRAAFVLGFHHVIADHWSWTRLVDEFVGLLDAPAPEDQPDPRGPDFLDYAAWLHDHHDERRAEEDLAYWTGKLAGPLPVLALPADRPRPKVSTRAGHSVPVRIGTGPLARAARLAREHDTTLYVVALAAYHVLLARLGGQRDLVVGGVFAGRDQPFTEDIFGCFVKSVALRTELPERATFAAAVRAVHRTVLEAQDHQYVPYDDVVARLDVPRDLGVDPVFQAQFSLQTAEGPAADGYRTDPSGLAEYGTAKWDMALVLTETADGLSGLMECSADLFDKATVTRFAAMYTHLLDRLLDDPDAETASHPLITDAERDRVLYGLNAYARPDHPYRSLAEPFEEQVRLRPDATALIGDEGTLTYGELNARANRLAHHLAARGVGPGTRVALCTHRGFAMVVAVYAVAKAGGTYVPLDPELPADRIRFMLQDTGPTTVLTAGTARDRVPAGPWEVISLDDPRPWADRPATDPDRAVPHQVSHLLYTSGSTGRPKAVASDAAGSIADILWMQRNYPYHPGDTALLKTSYGFDVSLWELCWPLYTGARVAVCRPGEHWDVRYLARMIDEYQVTTAYVIPTQLQVFLDELTDGQCTSLRWMISGGEPVTPRLRDACHARLGARLVNGYGPTEAGRVTDMIVPRDPGNPVVPLGRPSDNFRLHVLDEHFDPVPVGVPGEAFIAAEVGLAQGYFNRSALTAERFLPDPFGPPGSRMYRSGDLCRYRDDGVLEHLGRIGDQVKIRGMRIEPAELEAVIAEQDGVERCVVLVVTEADEQHLAAFVVAEDGARPDPDRIAADAARMLPRYMLPTTIEIVDTIVTNVNGKPDRAALLAGRTARGALPEAPTDDAPGYADDTEERMAALFRRVLGVERLAVTDGFFALGGHSLLVFRLISACTAEFGVELDVAEIFAAPTVRDLAARVRGPRSGAARCLVPLAPSAGAPTLVFVHAASGSALPFRELAEHLGGELSVHALQAPGPDTPGAGTVEELALRYLDELEPVRGHGPLFLVGWSMGGSIALEMAREAERRSAPVDATVMLDSWPPAASCATPGERERVRRAIEDLDIGAAEGVDLDTLGGDLVQVTERNRRALLAHRPEPWDGRVHLLRAAEPLPVATAVPTPDEDETAWRGVVPDLVRDVIPGNHLTLLRGDNAADLARRLRRITEESLVFDEI; encoded by the coding sequence ATGACCACCACCGAATCCGCCCGGGACCGGCTGCTGCGGCAACTGCTGGCAGGGGAGACGTCCGGCGCGGCGCCCGACCGGATACCGCGCGTGCCGCCCGGCGCCAAGGTCCCCCTCACCCCGGCCCAGCGCCGCATCTGGTTCTTCTCCCGGCTCTACGCCGACAGCAACGAGTACAACGTCTTCGACCTCGTGCACGTCGACCGGACCCCCGACGAGGACCGCCTCAAGGCCGCCCTGCGCGTCCTCGTCCGGCGCCACGTCGCCCTGCGGCTGCGGCTCTCCGAGGTCGACGGCGAACCCGTCCAGGAGGACTGCGGCACCCACGACCCCGACGTGACCTGGTACGACCTCACCGGGCACCCGGACGACGAGGCCGAACGGCGGGCCACCGACATCGCCAACGCCTGCTCGCGCGAGGTGCTGCGCCCCGACCGGCCGCCCCTGTGGCGGTTCTCGGTGATCCGGATGCCGCACGGCCGGGCCGCCTTCGTGCTCGGCTTCCACCACGTCATCGCCGACCACTGGTCCTGGACCCGGCTCGTCGACGAGTTCGTCGGACTGCTCGACGCCCCCGCCCCCGAGGACCAACCCGACCCGCGGGGGCCGGACTTCCTCGACTACGCGGCCTGGCTGCACGACCACCACGACGAGCGCCGCGCCGAGGAGGACCTCGCCTACTGGACCGGGAAGCTCGCCGGACCGCTGCCCGTCCTCGCCCTGCCCGCCGACCGGCCCAGGCCCAAGGTCTCCACCCGGGCCGGACACAGCGTCCCGGTCCGGATCGGCACCGGCCCGCTGGCCCGCGCCGCCCGCCTGGCCCGCGAGCACGACACCACCCTGTACGTCGTCGCCCTCGCCGCCTACCACGTCCTGCTCGCCCGCCTCGGCGGCCAGCGCGACCTGGTCGTCGGGGGCGTCTTCGCCGGCCGCGACCAGCCCTTCACCGAGGACATCTTCGGCTGCTTCGTGAAGTCGGTCGCGCTGCGCACCGAACTCCCCGAGCGGGCCACCTTCGCCGCCGCCGTCCGCGCCGTCCACCGGACCGTCCTGGAGGCACAGGACCACCAGTACGTCCCCTACGACGACGTCGTGGCCCGCCTCGACGTGCCCCGCGACCTCGGCGTCGACCCCGTCTTCCAGGCCCAGTTCTCGCTCCAGACCGCCGAGGGACCGGCCGCCGACGGCTACCGGACCGACCCCAGCGGCCTCGCCGAGTACGGCACCGCCAAGTGGGACATGGCCCTCGTCCTCACCGAGACCGCCGACGGCCTCAGCGGGCTCATGGAGTGCTCCGCCGACCTCTTCGACAAGGCCACCGTCACCCGGTTCGCCGCCATGTACACCCACCTGCTCGACCGGCTCCTCGACGACCCCGACGCCGAGACGGCGAGCCACCCGCTGATCACCGACGCCGAACGCGACCGCGTCCTGTACGGCCTCAACGCCTACGCCCGCCCCGACCACCCCTACCGGTCCCTCGCCGAGCCGTTCGAGGAACAGGTACGGTTGCGCCCCGACGCCACCGCCCTCATCGGCGACGAGGGAACCCTCACCTACGGCGAACTCAACGCGCGGGCCAACCGGTTGGCCCACCACCTCGCCGCCCGCGGCGTCGGACCCGGCACCCGGGTCGCCCTGTGCACGCACCGCGGCTTCGCCATGGTCGTCGCCGTCTACGCGGTGGCCAAGGCCGGCGGCACCTACGTCCCGCTCGACCCCGAACTCCCCGCCGACAGAATCCGGTTCATGCTCCAGGACACCGGGCCGACCACCGTCCTCACCGCCGGTACCGCCCGCGACCGGGTGCCCGCGGGACCCTGGGAGGTGATCTCCCTCGACGACCCGCGGCCCTGGGCCGACCGGCCCGCCACCGACCCCGACCGGGCGGTGCCGCACCAGGTCTCCCACCTGCTCTACACCTCGGGCTCCACCGGCCGCCCCAAGGCGGTCGCCTCGGACGCCGCCGGATCGATCGCCGACATCCTCTGGATGCAGCGCAATTACCCCTACCACCCGGGCGACACCGCCCTGTTGAAGACCTCCTACGGGTTCGACGTCTCCCTCTGGGAACTGTGCTGGCCCCTCTACACCGGCGCCCGCGTTGCCGTCTGCCGCCCCGGCGAACACTGGGACGTCCGCTACCTCGCCCGGATGATCGACGAATACCAGGTCACCACCGCCTACGTCATCCCGACCCAGCTCCAGGTCTTCCTCGACGAGCTGACCGACGGCCAGTGCACCTCGCTGCGCTGGATGATCTCCGGCGGCGAACCGGTCACCCCACGGCTGCGGGACGCCTGCCACGCCCGCCTCGGCGCCCGACTCGTCAACGGCTACGGGCCCACCGAGGCGGGCCGGGTCACCGACATGATCGTGCCCCGCGACCCGGGCAACCCGGTCGTCCCGCTGGGCCGCCCCTCCGACAACTTCCGGCTGCACGTCCTCGACGAGCACTTCGACCCGGTGCCCGTCGGCGTCCCGGGCGAAGCCTTCATCGCCGCCGAAGTCGGCCTGGCCCAGGGCTACTTCAACCGCTCCGCGCTCACCGCCGAACGCTTCCTGCCCGACCCCTTCGGACCACCCGGCTCCCGCATGTACCGCAGCGGCGACCTGTGCCGCTACCGCGACGACGGCGTCCTCGAACACCTCGGCCGGATCGGCGACCAGGTCAAGATCCGCGGCATGCGCATCGAACCCGCCGAACTCGAAGCCGTCATCGCCGAACAGGACGGCGTCGAACGGTGCGTGGTCCTCGTCGTCACCGAGGCGGACGAACAGCACCTGGCCGCCTTCGTGGTCGCCGAGGACGGCGCACGGCCCGACCCCGACCGGATCGCCGCGGACGCGGCCCGCATGCTGCCCAGGTACATGCTCCCCACCACCATCGAGATCGTCGACACCATCGTCACCAACGTCAACGGCAAACCCGACCGCGCGGCCCTCCTCGCCGGCCGGACCGCCCGCGGCGCCCTGCCCGAGGCACCCACCGACGACGCCCCCGGCTACGCCGACGACACCGAGGAGCGGATGGCCGCCCTCTTCCGGCGCGTCCTCGGCGTCGAACGGCTCGCCGTCACCGACGGCTTCTTCGCCCTCGGCGGCCACTCCCTGCTGGTCTTCCGGCTCATCTCCGCCTGTACCGCGGAGTTCGGCGTCGAACTCGACGTCGCCGAGATCTTCGCCGCGCCCACGGTCAGGGACCTCGCCGCCCGGGTCCGCGGACCGCGCTCCGGCGCCGCCCGCTGCCTGGTGCCCCTCGCGCCCAGCGCCGGAGCGCCCACCCTGGTCTTCGTGCACGCCGCCAGCGGCTCCGCGCTGCCCTTCCGCGAACTCGCCGAACACCTGGGCGGGGAGCTGTCCGTCCACGCCCTCCAGGCACCCGGCCCCGACACGCCCGGCGCCGGGACCGTCGAGGAACTCGCCCTGCGCTACCTCGACGAACTCGAACCCGTGCGCGGGCACGGCCCCCTCTTCCTGGTGGGCTGGTCCATGGGCGGCTCCATCGCCCTGGAGATGGCCCGCGAGGCCGAACGCCGCTCGGCCCCCGTCGACGCGACGGTCATGCTCGACAGCTGGCCCCCGGCGGCCAGTTGCGCCACCCCCGGCGAGCGGGAACGCGTCCGCCGGGCCATCGAGGACCTCGACATCGGCGCCGCCGAGGGCGTCGACCTGGACACGCTCGGCGGGGACCTCGTCCAGGTCACCGAGCGCAACCGGCGGGCGCTGCTGGCCCACCGGCCCGAGCCGTGGGACGGCCGCGTCCACCTCCTGCGGGCCGCCGAACCGCTCCCGGTCGCCACCGCCGTCCCCACCCCCGACGAGGACGAGACGGCCTGGCGCGGCGTCGTCCCCGACCTCGTCCGCGACGTCATCCCCGGCAACCACCTCACCCTGCTGCGCGGCGACAACGCGGCCGACCTCGCGCGACGGCTCCGCCGGATCACGGAGGAGAGCCTCGTCTTCGACGAGATCTGA
- a CDS encoding non-ribosomal peptide synthetase codes for MVSVDLDHRQTHGSQAAPRREPGTLPDWRPAAPEDGTAARAARLTGPVPADRVDAALRALTARHPALRADGVPPPRAHRADAATEQDALRTAEAHAGARWDLTAQPPLRGCLIRLGPDAVLLALAAPRARCDESSMTVLWEEFRTLCAGHDLPEAPAPGPEDAPPATVTDEERRAYWRDRLDLPLPLPRFGIEAPRGTALPASRAAVTFTVRAEVRRAVEELARATATSTDTVLLTAYLATVHRYVQEDHTLVAVPAARPAAPGAVGNLARTVPLLVPVARETRFGELLAAAHTAVEEAGARSGPPLDAILADRRDPSAPALRAEFVPPGPAPALPAPDPAGTRHLPLRTTAAATGISLRLTHAGDAWSAVLEYDRAEATESAARSWAESFATLLAHAAGHPDSRLHALPMLPGDRLDATVAAINSGYETYPELRPVHAAFEETARARPDLTAVESTTGSIGYGALDRRANLLAHRLIAQGLGPERTAGVLVERSVDLIVALLAIWKTGAAMVPLDARMPDRRVEFIASDAKLTTIVTQERFTDRLAAHGVPLTTVPTEGGADAPDVPAVRMDHAAYVYYTSGSTGRPKGVVLDHHTAAVRLEWLGRRYRLGPGDRVVHKTPLIFDVAIWEILGPLAAGATLLPADPDAESDVTHLTELLTAENTVFTHFVPSMLDAYLRHAPAARHPSLRWVQLSGEAVPARLLERFADHFDAECHNLYGQTETSEVAAWEGRAHDGTGHLPLGRQIGVYRLFVLDEALRPVPPGVTGELCVSGVGGLARGYLGRPGTTAERFVPHPYPVRPGERLYRTGDLAAFDEDGVLGYRGRADEQTKIRGCRVETGEVEAVLARGGADCAVVARPDDEGAAELVAYVVGDRAAVERLAAHAEEYLPAYMLPGVYVALDALPLGSSGKLDRRALPAPTARDRAARSTASEPPLTALEERIAELWRAVLRVEEPGRDDNFFSVGGNSLKSLQILNRINAAFHIKFTVRDFFAGPTISQMAATVDRLLREMTAALSDDDAAGLLAELKGDQAR; via the coding sequence ATGGTGTCCGTGGACCTCGACCACCGTCAGACCCACGGGTCCCAGGCCGCGCCGCGGCGGGAACCCGGCACCCTGCCCGACTGGCGCCCCGCCGCCCCCGAGGACGGCACCGCCGCCCGCGCCGCCCGCCTCACCGGACCGGTCCCCGCCGACCGGGTCGACGCCGCGCTGCGCGCGCTCACCGCACGGCACCCGGCGCTGCGCGCCGACGGCGTCCCCCCACCGCGCGCCCACCGCGCGGACGCCGCCACCGAACAGGACGCCCTGCGGACCGCCGAGGCGCACGCCGGGGCGCGCTGGGACCTCACCGCGCAACCGCCGCTGCGCGGCTGCCTGATCCGGCTCGGACCCGACGCCGTCCTGCTCGCCCTCGCCGCACCGCGCGCCCGGTGCGACGAGTCGTCGATGACCGTGCTCTGGGAGGAGTTCCGCACCCTGTGCGCGGGCCACGACCTGCCCGAGGCGCCCGCCCCAGGACCCGAGGACGCCCCGCCCGCCACCGTCACGGACGAGGAGCGGCGCGCCTACTGGAGGGACCGCCTCGACCTCCCGCTGCCGCTGCCCCGCTTCGGCATCGAGGCCCCGCGCGGCACCGCACTGCCCGCCTCGCGCGCCGCCGTCACCTTCACCGTCCGCGCCGAAGTGCGCCGCGCCGTCGAGGAGTTGGCGCGCGCCACGGCGACCTCCACGGACACCGTGCTGCTCACCGCGTACCTGGCCACCGTGCACCGGTACGTCCAGGAGGACCACACCCTCGTCGCCGTCCCCGCCGCGCGCCCCGCCGCCCCCGGGGCCGTCGGGAACCTCGCCCGCACCGTGCCCCTGCTGGTCCCCGTCGCCCGCGAGACGCGCTTCGGCGAACTCCTCGCCGCCGCCCACACCGCCGTCGAGGAGGCCGGAGCCCGCTCGGGTCCGCCGCTCGACGCGATCCTCGCCGACCGGCGCGACCCCTCAGCCCCCGCCCTCCGGGCCGAGTTCGTGCCGCCGGGACCCGCCCCCGCCCTTCCCGCGCCCGACCCCGCGGGCACCCGCCATCTGCCGCTGCGCACCACGGCCGCCGCCACCGGGATCTCGCTGCGCCTCACCCACGCGGGCGACGCCTGGAGCGCCGTCCTCGAGTACGACCGGGCCGAGGCCACCGAGAGCGCCGCCCGGTCCTGGGCCGAGTCCTTCGCCACCCTCCTCGCGCACGCCGCCGGCCACCCGGACAGCCGCCTGCACGCCCTGCCGATGCTCCCCGGCGACCGGCTCGACGCCACCGTCGCGGCGATCAACAGCGGCTACGAGACCTACCCCGAACTGCGGCCCGTGCACGCCGCGTTCGAGGAGACGGCCCGCGCCAGGCCCGACCTCACCGCCGTCGAGTCCACCACCGGCTCGATCGGCTACGGCGCGCTCGACCGGCGCGCCAACCTCCTCGCCCACCGGCTGATCGCCCAGGGCCTCGGCCCCGAACGCACCGCCGGAGTCCTCGTCGAACGCTCCGTCGACCTGATCGTCGCCCTCCTCGCGATCTGGAAGACCGGCGCCGCCATGGTGCCGCTCGACGCGCGGATGCCCGACCGGCGGGTGGAGTTCATCGCGAGCGACGCCAAGCTCACCACCATCGTCACCCAGGAACGGTTCACGGACCGGCTCGCCGCCCACGGCGTCCCGCTCACCACCGTGCCCACCGAGGGCGGCGCCGACGCCCCCGACGTCCCCGCCGTCCGCATGGACCACGCCGCGTACGTCTACTACACGTCCGGGTCGACCGGGCGGCCCAAGGGCGTCGTGCTCGACCACCACACCGCCGCCGTCCGCCTGGAGTGGCTCGGCCGCCGCTACCGGCTCGGCCCCGGCGACCGCGTCGTCCACAAGACGCCCCTCATCTTCGACGTGGCGATCTGGGAGATCCTCGGACCGCTCGCCGCGGGCGCCACCCTGCTGCCCGCCGACCCGGACGCCGAGTCCGACGTCACCCACCTCACCGAGCTGCTCACCGCCGAGAACACCGTCTTCACCCACTTCGTCCCCTCCATGCTGGACGCCTACCTGCGGCACGCCCCCGCCGCCCGCCACCCCTCCCTGCGCTGGGTGCAGCTCTCCGGCGAGGCGGTGCCCGCCCGGCTCCTCGAACGGTTCGCCGACCACTTCGACGCCGAGTGCCACAACCTCTACGGGCAGACCGAGACCTCCGAGGTCGCCGCCTGGGAGGGGCGGGCCCACGACGGCACCGGACACCTGCCGCTCGGCCGCCAGATCGGCGTCTACCGGCTGTTCGTCCTCGACGAGGCGCTGCGCCCCGTCCCGCCAGGCGTCACCGGCGAACTCTGCGTCTCAGGCGTCGGCGGACTCGCCCGCGGCTACCTCGGCCGCCCCGGCACCACCGCCGAACGCTTCGTGCCGCACCCCTACCCGGTGCGCCCGGGGGAGCGGCTGTACCGGACCGGCGACCTCGCCGCCTTCGACGAGGACGGCGTGCTCGGCTACCGCGGCCGGGCCGACGAACAGACCAAGATCCGCGGCTGCCGGGTCGAGACCGGCGAGGTCGAGGCGGTCCTCGCGCGCGGCGGCGCCGACTGCGCCGTCGTCGCCCGGCCCGACGACGAGGGCGCCGCCGAACTCGTCGCCTACGTGGTCGGCGACCGCGCGGCCGTCGAACGCCTCGCCGCGCACGCCGAGGAGTACCTGCCCGCCTACATGCTGCCCGGCGTCTACGTCGCCCTCGACGCCCTGCCGCTTGGCTCCTCCGGCAAGCTCGACCGGCGCGCCCTGCCCGCCCCCACGGCCCGCGACCGGGCGGCCAGGAGCACCGCCTCCGAGCCCCCGCTGACCGCCCTCGAAGAACGGATCGCCGAGCTGTGGCGCGCCGTGCTGCGCGTCGAGGAACCCGGCCGCGACGACAACTTCTTCTCCGTGGGCGGCAATTCACTCAAGTCGCTACAGATCCTCAACCGGATCAACGCCGCCTTCCACATCAAGTTCACGGTGCGCGACTTCTTCGCCGGCCCGACGATCAGCCAGATGGCCGCCACCGTGGACCGCCTGCTGCGCGAGATGACCGCCGCCCTGTCCGACGACGACGCGGCGGGCCTGCTCGCCGAACTGAAGGGGGATCAGGCGCGATGA
- a CDS encoding cytochrome P450: MAHDSDFDLPERALEVDLTDEKLYASEEPERVWRTLRAVGRPVRSHGLRDHWAVTRYRHIEEVYRQGDRFSSEMGMHLGEKKSDTLAGPAAGGMSLLVTDDPAHGEMRRALGAAFTPRLMRKLTDSTLDIARTLVAEAADGSPVDFVDAVAAPLPAIVICDLLGVPPSDRDHVLRLTRSAFSGSGYATSTSQLAAHAELFAYSDHLIREKRRTPGEDVATVLANATMYGKPMNREIAVMNCHDLIAGGNETTRHTSGAAALTMVTHRAAWQGLREKRTSVAGATEELLRFEAPVSHVMRVLLADTEIGGVTLREGEYVTLWLRSANRDEDVFDHPDELRFDRAGSRHLTFGHGAHYCIAAALARIEVGAIVQALSEQIADAELAGVPRRLESNFFRGYRTVPLALTRR; the protein is encoded by the coding sequence ATGGCGCACGACAGCGACTTCGACCTCCCCGAACGGGCCCTGGAAGTCGACCTGACCGACGAGAAGCTCTACGCGAGCGAGGAGCCCGAACGCGTCTGGCGCACCCTGCGCGCCGTCGGCAGACCGGTCCGCTCCCACGGCCTGCGCGACCACTGGGCCGTCACCCGCTACCGGCACATCGAGGAGGTCTACCGGCAGGGCGACCGCTTCTCCTCCGAGATGGGCATGCACCTCGGCGAGAAGAAGTCCGACACCCTCGCGGGCCCGGCGGCCGGCGGCATGTCCCTGCTGGTCACCGACGACCCCGCGCACGGCGAGATGCGGCGCGCCCTCGGCGCCGCCTTCACCCCGCGCCTCATGCGCAAGCTGACCGACAGCACCCTCGACATCGCCCGCACCCTGGTCGCCGAGGCCGCCGACGGCAGCCCGGTGGACTTCGTCGACGCGGTCGCCGCCCCCCTGCCCGCCATCGTCATCTGCGACCTGCTCGGCGTCCCCCCGAGCGACCGCGACCACGTGCTGCGGCTCACCCGGTCCGCGTTCAGCGGCTCCGGCTACGCCACCTCCACCAGCCAACTCGCCGCCCACGCCGAACTGTTCGCCTACAGCGACCACCTCATCCGGGAGAAGCGCCGCACCCCGGGCGAGGACGTCGCGACCGTGCTCGCCAACGCCACCATGTACGGCAAGCCGATGAACCGCGAGATCGCCGTCATGAACTGCCACGACCTGATCGCCGGCGGCAACGAGACCACCCGGCACACCTCGGGCGCCGCCGCGCTGACCATGGTCACCCACCGCGCGGCCTGGCAGGGCCTGCGCGAGAAACGCACGAGCGTGGCCGGCGCCACCGAGGAACTGCTCCGCTTCGAGGCCCCGGTCAGCCATGTGATGCGGGTCCTGCTCGCGGACACCGAGATCGGCGGCGTCACCCTGCGCGAGGGCGAGTACGTCACCCTCTGGCTGCGCTCCGCCAACCGCGACGAGGACGTCTTCGACCACCCCGACGAACTGCGCTTCGACCGCGCGGGCAGCCGCCACCTCACCTTCGGGCACGGCGCGCACTACTGCATCGCCGCCGCGCTCGCCCGGATCGAGGTCGGCGCGATCGTCCAGGCACTCTCCGAGCAGATCGCCGACGCCGAACTCGCCGGCGTGCCCCGGCGCCTGGAGTCCAACTTCTTCCGCGGCTACCGCACCGTCCCGCTGGCGCTCACCCGCCGCTGA
- a CDS encoding phytanoyl-CoA dioxygenase family protein, whose amino-acid sequence MLTPQDEDTYRQRGYLLLPGQFDAAETDLLLSEARRLADLDIPQRIMESDGTQVRSVYAVHQHSDAFERFTRDPRTLEPARTLLDGDVYIHQTQLNPKAPFAGDVWDWHQDYLYWERDDGMAEPRALNVAVFLDEVDEFNGPVFVMPGSHLLSLDRETRTVRGGWENTLNADFRHKISPEALGELADTYGLESVRGKPGTVCVFDGRLLHCSPPNLSGRPRTIIFIRYNSVHNPLRPVPQPRPAWLANRDPRPLRPLSRPFSAPAAR is encoded by the coding sequence ATGCTGACCCCCCAGGACGAGGACACCTACCGGCAGCGCGGCTACCTGCTGCTGCCCGGACAGTTCGACGCGGCCGAGACCGACCTCCTGCTCTCCGAGGCCCGCAGGCTCGCCGACCTGGACATCCCGCAGCGCATCATGGAGAGCGACGGCACCCAGGTGCGCTCCGTCTACGCCGTCCACCAGCACAGCGACGCCTTCGAACGCTTCACCCGCGACCCGCGCACCCTCGAACCCGCGCGCACCCTCCTCGACGGCGACGTCTACATCCACCAGACCCAGCTCAACCCCAAGGCCCCCTTCGCCGGTGACGTCTGGGACTGGCACCAGGACTACCTCTACTGGGAGCGTGACGACGGCATGGCCGAACCGCGGGCCCTCAACGTCGCCGTCTTCCTCGACGAGGTCGACGAGTTCAACGGGCCGGTCTTCGTCATGCCCGGCTCCCACCTGCTCTCCCTCGACCGGGAGACCAGGACCGTCCGCGGCGGCTGGGAGAACACCCTCAACGCCGACTTCCGCCACAAGATCAGCCCCGAGGCGCTCGGCGAACTCGCCGACACCTACGGCCTCGAGTCGGTCCGCGGCAAGCCCGGCACGGTCTGCGTCTTCGACGGCCGCCTGCTGCACTGCTCCCCGCCCAACCTCTCCGGACGCCCCCGCACGATCATCTTCATCCGCTACAACAGCGTCCACAACCCGCTGCGCCCAGTACCCCAGCCGCGCCCCGCCTGGCTCGCCAACCGCGACCCGCGCCCCCTGCGCCCCCTCTCCCGCCCCTTCTCCGCGCCCGCCGCGCGCTGA